The stretch of DNA CGCCGTCAGACAGGTCTTTTTCATGGGGAGTCCTTTTGTTGCGGGGGTGTGTTACCTGGTGTTGTCCGTGGAGTCCGGCGCCATTTTCTCCGCCGGGAGGCCGCCCACGGAAAGGGCCGCGCCGTCCCACCGCGCGGTGATGGGCTGCCCCATGACCGACGCCTCCACGGCGCCGTCCGTGTAGCGGTATTTCACGGTGATGCCGCCGGGCGCGTGCGGGGCCACATCCCCGCCCTTCACCAGCAGGCGCCCCGCGTCGAGAAAATGGACCGTCATCTCCCCCAGCCGCCATTCAGTGCCCACGAGGAGCCGGTGTTTGGGGTCCTCCGGAAGGGGCGCGGGCGCGGAGACCGGGGGCGCCGCGGCGGGCGCCGGCGCGGCCGCGGGCTGCGGGGGCGGTGTCGGCGCCGGGGCGGGGCCGCCGCAGGCGGCTGTCAACAGCAGGGCGCAGCAGCAAAGGGCCGGAGACAACCGGGCCAGAATATGTTCACGCGTCAACCGCTCGGCCAAAGACATTTCTCTTTCTCCATGCCGCCGTCCCTGCGGGGGGTTTCGGGATTGTATCATGCGGGGCCGCCCGCCGGGGTCGGACGATGCGGCCGGGTCCGTCCGCCCCGCTATCCAATTTTGCAGGCCGTCCGCTCCACCTGCCAGGGGCTGCGGCCCGTGTCCACCACGGTAACCCACGCGCTGCCGTCACCGTCCGCCAGACGGCCCGGCCCGATGAACAGCGCGCCGTCCACAAAACGCGCGTAAGGCTCCGCGCCCCCGCCGCAGACGGCCAGGTCAAAGGCCTCCGCCTCGCGCTGGCGGCGCAGGCGCGGTTCGGGCGCGCCCGCCTCCAGCACCTCGTTGCGGGTGGTAACAGAACCATGGCACAGCACGATGCCCAGCCCGCCCGCGTCGCAGCGGCGCTTCCAGCGCAGCGCGTTGAGCCACTCCACCTGCGCCGTGTTCAGCGTGGCATGGACCGCCGCCGCCCGCGCCGCCATGTCGCCCCCTTTCGCGGTGAAGCGGCGTCCCGCGACAAGCCGCTCCACCGGCCCCTGGACGCACAGCATCCCCGAAGTCCGCAGGCGGTCCGCCAGGGCTGACGCGGTTTCAGGCGCGCCGAACAGGCCCCCCGCCTGCAGTAACAGGGCGGGTCCGAGCCCGGAAGTTGCGCGCACCGCAGCGTCCATTGCGTCCATGTTGCCTTCCAGCGCGCCGAAAACAACGATTTTCATGGGGTGCTCCAAAGTCCTGTTTCCGCCGCCCAAGTGCGCGTTTTGGCCCATGGCGACGGGGTGATTGTTGACAAAAACGCCGCAAACCCCTGCAAATAAAGGGGCTTTGCAGTCCGCGTTTTTCTGGTTTCCATTTTCCCCTTATTTTACAGGGGTTTCACGCGGCATGCCAAAAAAATTCCGGTCAAAAAAAGGCTTGACAAACGCCCCGTCAATGAGTACTAAATTAACTGTTCCGGAAAGTCCGGCGCGTCGGTCGGCGTGTCCTGTCCGGGCCGCGCCCGGCGCGGCGGATTCTCCGGAAAAGCGCGCGGCGTCCGTAACGTCCGCGCCGGTGAAACGACATTTGGGGCATTGCACCAAGACAAAAGGAGGAACGAAACACATGGCCATCAAGAAAGCGAAAAGCACCGACAAGCCGATGACGAAGACCGCGATTATCGCGGCCCTGGCCGAAGAGACCGGGCTGGGCAAGAAAGACGTGGTGAAGGCGCTGGACGCCATCACGGCCCTTGCCTATGCGCAGGCGGCGGCGGGCTTCACCCTTCCGGGCCTTGGCAAACTGAAGGTAGTCGAGCGGAAGGCGCGCATGGGCCGCAACCCCGCCACCGGCCAGAGCATCAAGATTCCGGCCAAGAAGGTCCTGAAGTTCACGGTCGCCAAGGCCGCCAAGGATGCCATCGTCCCCGCCAAGAAGAAGTAATTCCCCGCTTTCACAAAAGCCCGGAGCCGCAAGGCTCCGGGCTTTTTGGTTTGTTTGCAGCCAGGCCCGCCGCGGTTTGCGCGGCGGGCGGTGCGTCATTGTTGGAGGACCGTCACAGGACCGTGAAGTTCGCCCGGCCCGAGATGGCCGACCGCGCCGTGCGCACGGTGGTGACCAGGGTGTAGTTGCCGGGCTGGGTGTTGCCGGGCAGGCGGAAGGGCTGCGCGCTGACCCAGGTGCCGTCCTCGCGCGTGAAGTTCTGCGTGGAGATGTCCGCCACAACGCGGTCGCCCAGCATCAGCGTGCGCTGCTCGCCGACCTGCACGCCGGGCCCGGCGCCCAGCAGGGCGTACTGGATGGTGCCCTCGATCTGCTCGCCGGGACGAACGGACATGGGCAGCACCTCGGCACGCTCCAGCGTGAGCATCTCGCCCTGCGCGGGCTGATAATTGTAGGCGGCCTCGGTCTCCGCCTTGCTCCGCGCCCGTTTCACCTTGATATCCTGCACGATCAGGCCCGTGAGCGCGCCGACCGCCGCGCCGATGAGCGCGCCCTCGACGGCGTGGCCGGACTGGTGCCCGATGATCGCGCCCGCGCCCGCGCCCAGCGCGCCGCCGAGCCCGGCGGCCTCGCCGTAGGTCTGGCAGCCGGCAATGCCCGCCGCGCCGAGACTGGCCGCGACCAGGCAGCACATCACTTTGCCGAAGTTACCCATCTGTTGCTCCTTTCCAGTTCTTTGAGCCTGCCCTACCTAACGAATTTGCGGGGCGCTCTATTCATTTTCAAAGGAAACCGGGGGCGGCTCCAAGAAGCCGCCCCCGTGTCCGCGCGTTGCCTGTCAGGCCTTTTTCTTCCCGGGGACCGGGATGGGGCCAAGCGGATACTCCTTGTCGAAGTCCAGCACGGCCGGGACGATGTTCTCGTCGCTGTTGAGCGCGTCGTCCCACTTGACCTCCTGGCCGGTGTAGGCGGCCATGCGGCCCATGATGGCCGTCAGGCAGCTCTCGGCCACCTGGACGCCCTCGTTCAGGTAGGGGCCGCCGCCGAGGATGCTCGCGTACAGGTCCGTGTGCTCCTGCACATACGGGTCCGTGGTGTCGCGCATGGTGCGGCAGGGGCTCTTCCCCTTGGTCCCCGTCACCTGCTCGAACACGCCGTTGGCCGAGTTGTTCCAGTGCCGCGACATGCTCAGGACATGGACGCCGTTCGGGTATTCATAGTCGCAGGTGAAATTGTCCCAGATGTCGCCGTAGCGCTCCTCGCCGAGCGGTTTCCAGGCGCGCCCGCCCGACGCCACCACCTTCACCGGGTGCGCGTTCAGCGCCCAGTTAATCACGTCCAGGTTGTGGACATGCTGCTCGAGGATGTTGTCGCCGCAGGTCCAGCACTGGTTGTACCAGTTGCGCAGGCGGTATTCGAGATCGCTCCAGCCCGGCTTGCGCGCGTGGCTGAAGGGGAGGTCGCCGTTCCAGTAGGCGCGGCCGGCGACAATCTCGCCGATGTCCCCGTCGTGGATGCGCTTGATGCCCTCGATGTAGGGCGCCTGGTGGCGGCGCTGCGTGCCCGCGACCACGGACAGTTTCATCTCGCCGGCCTTGCGCGCCGCCTCCATGAACCGGCGGATGCCCGTGGCGTCCACGGCCACCGGCTTTTCCGTGAAGATGTGCTTGCCCGCGTTCACCGCCGCCTCGAAGTGAAGCGGGCGGCAGTAGGGCGGCGTGGCCAGCATGATCACGTCCACGTCCGTCTTCAGCAGTTGGGCGTAGGCGTCGAGCCCCACAAAGCACTGCTCGTCCGTCAGGGCGACCATGGCCGCCTTCTCGTGGCTCTCCAGTTTCTTCCGGCAGTCCTTCAGCTTGTCCTCGAACACGTCCGCAAGGGCGGTGATCTTGACGTTTGCGCCGCTGTCGAGACAGTTGAACGCCGCGCCCGTGCCGCGCCCGCCGCATCCGATGAGGCCGACCTTCAACGCGTCGGCCTGGGCGCGCGCGCCCCGCGCCGACAACACGGCAAAGCCCGCCAGCGCCGACATCTTCGCAAAATCCCTGCGGCTGATTCCGCCGCCCTGCTCAGTTCCCATGCTGCAAATCCTCCTGACCCTCGGGTCGCATCGTGGTTTTATAACGGTCCGGCACCATTCCGGGCCATGCACCGAAACAGCATAGCAGAAAAGCCCGCGCATTTCAGCAAGTTTGGCGGTCATGGCGGCGGCGAACGCGTCAACACTGCGGCGGCATGACACTCGGACAGGTTGGCGCGGGCGTTTGTTCTTGCTCTTGCTCTTGCTCTTTATCTTGCTCCCGATCCAAATCCCCAACCGATTCCGGCTTCCGGACCCCGCCATCACTTCCCTGCCTGCCGGTGTGTGCCCGGTCTTTTGGACGGCATTTTCACTTCAGAAAAACTCATGTCCTTTTGATGCACGGTGGGTTTTCATGGCCAAAGGGCATGTTGCCGCCTTCGCGGAAACAGAAGTGGAGCAAGAGCAGGATAAAGAGCAAGAGGAGGAAAAAAACCGGGATGACGGGGAGAGGGGTATTTGTGAATGTGTGGAAATTTGGAATACAAAGGTATTCGAGACGCCTGCCCTTGCGGTCATGGCGGCGGCGGCGGCCCGTCTTGTAAGATAAGGGGCGCAACCGCACCCCAAAGGATGTCCGAAATGACCCGAAGAATCCCCAAACGCCGCCCCGTCCTGTTTCTTTTCCTCCTGCTGCCGCTGGTGGCGGACTGGGCCGCCACGGCGGCGGTCATTGACGACGAGGTGGACATCTCCGGCCATTACATGCAGGTGCGGCTGTCGCCGGACGACGGCGGCACCATCCATTCGATGCGCCTGCTGACGGGCGCGGAGAACCTGGTCGGACCGGCGGGCATCCTCCTCGAGGGCTTCGGGGTGCCCAGCCGCTATGTGCCCAACCGCCGGGTGAACGAGCAACTGGAGGCCCTCGAGGAGCATCCGGACCGGCCCGTGCTGCGGTTCAGCTACGACTGCGAGGGGCCGAACATCCAGGGGCTGCATGTGACCCGCATCATGGAGCCCCTGCCGGACGAGGCGTCCATGCGGGTGACCTGGATGGTGGAGAACCGGGGGAAGGAGGACCAGTGGATTGCCCCGTGGATCGGAAACGACCTGCTGCCCGGCGGCGATGTCAGTCCGGAGGACCGCATTGACCTGCCCACGGACCGGGGAATCATCCGGGCCGAACGCACGGCGTGGCACTCCGCCGCGCGCAACTGGATCGCCGCCACCGCGCCCGCCGCGCAGGAGAGCCTTTTCGCGGTCTTCGACGCGGACCAGATATACGCGTTCCTCACGCTGTGGGACGAGGACAGCGTTGGCCGGGGGGTGCAGGCCGCCTTCACCCCCATGTTTTTGAAGCCCGGCGCGTCGTGGAAGACGGTCTATCGCATCGGCGTGACCCGCGGCCTGCGCCGGGTGGACTTCGCCACGGACGACCTGGCCGTCGAGCTCCAGTATTCGCCCGGCACGCTCATCGCGCTCATCGCCGCCGTGAAGCCCCTCAGCGGGGTCCAAATCGAGGCGCGGGTGGTGGCGGAGAACGGGCGGGTCTGGAAAATGCCCGCGAAGAAGTTCGACATCGAGCCGGGCAAGGTCATCCGCTGCACCTACCCCTGGGACGCGCCCGCCGACGGTCACTACGAGTTCATGGCGCGGCTCATCAAGGACGGCGTCACCCTGCCCCTCGGCGCGGAGACGAACTCGCCGCACGGCGGCATAGACACGCGCTTCACCGTGGGGAAACCCGCGCCCCGGACGTTGGAGGCATGGACCGACGCCCCCCACGCCATGGACCGCGGCCCGCGCACCCTGGAGCGGACCCCCGCCTTTGCCGGGGACCCCCTGGTCTGGGTGGCGCCCGCGCTCGAGAAGGTTTTCCGCGAGGACAAGGTCAAGCCCGCGGGAACGCCGTCCCCCCTGGCCCGCCTGGGCCTGGCACGGGGCGAGCGAGAGGCTTTCCAGATTTGTTTCCGCCCGGAAAAGGAGCCCCTGCTCAGCCTGGGCGTGGAGCCGGGCGACCTGGTCCACGAGTCGGGCAATGCGCGCATTCCCGCCGCCGACATCACCGTGGCCGACGTGCGCTGGATGCCCGTGCGCATCCCCTCCCACTTCGAGGGGCCCACGGGCCTCTGGCCCGATGCGCTGCCGCCGCACAAGCCTTTTGTCGCGGAGCGGGGAGTCACCTCCGCGGTGTGGGTCACGGTGCGCGCGCGGCAGGGCCTGCCCGCCGGGCTGTACCGGGGAAAAATCACCCTGCGCGCGCTGGACGCCGAACCCCGCGAGTTAAACGTCGAGGTCCGGGTATATGACTTTGACCTGCCGGAAACGCCCCGGCTGAAGACGGACTTCGGTTTCTGGGATGAGGCCGCCGTGCGCGGCGCCAAAGCCCTCGGCGGGCGCGGCGACGCCGCATCGCTCACGCAGGCCTATCTGGACAACGCCCTGGAGCACCGGGTGACCCTGCGCGAGGCCGTGGCCCTGCCCGAACCCGGCGCGGGGGACTACGGCGCCGCGCTGGCGGGGCGCCTGCCCGCCCTGAGGCAGGCCCTGGCAAAGGGCGCGACCACCATCGCCGCGCCGCCCGCGCTGCTGGCCGCGCCGGAAAAACTCGCCGCCCTGGACGCCTTTGTCCGGCGCGAGGGGCTGCAGGGCCGGGTCTTCACCCCGATGGCCTACGAGCCGCCCGAGCCCGCATGGCCGAAACTGATGGACTCCCTCGCCAAGTGGCGGGCGGGCGCGCCGAACGTGCCCGCCTCGGTGAGCACCATCGGCCTGCACCCCTTCCTGCCCGACGACGTGGGCCTGTGGTGCGTCCACGCCCAGTTGATGGACACCCAGGCCGGGCTGGACCTGCTCCGGCGCATCAGCGAGGGCCGCGAGGTCTGGTGGTACGTCAGCCACACCCCACCCCGGCCCTACGGCAACCTCTTTGTGGATTTCGCCGCCGTCGAGCACCGCATCCTCTTCTGGCAGGCCTGGGCGCTGGGCATGCGCGGCATGCAGTACTGGAGTGTGAACTACTTCCACGAGTGGCAGGACCCCCACACGGACCTGCTCGACAGCACGCCGGTCAACGGCGACGGCTGCCTCGTCTATCCCGGCCCGGACGGGCCGGTGAACTCCATCCGCTGGGAGACGGTCCGCGACGGCGTCGAGGACTATGACTATCTCTCGCTGTTCATGGACCGGCGCGGCGACCTGCTGGCGCGCGGCGGACACCAGGAACTACTCCAGCGCGCGGCGGCCGCCTACAACCTGCAGACGGTCGTGCCCAGCCTGGTCACTTTTACCCGCGACCCCGCCGTGCTGATGAAAAAACGCGCCGAAATCGCCACCATGATCGAGGAGATGGACCGCGCCCTGAAGGCGGCCCCGCCGAAGACGGCGGCGCCCGTGACTCCGCCGCCCGCCGCGGCGCCCGTGACTCCGCCGCCGCCGCCCGCCCCGGCGGCGCCCGCCCCCGCCGAGACGGCGCCGAGGAAAAATTTCGGCGGCCGGGGCGAGTAGGAGCGGCGTTATCCCGCAATCCCCCGCCGGGAGTATACTTTCCGCGCACCCAGGTGACATGGGCGCTCCGGAGACATTCAGGCCATGCCGAAAAGTTCAGCCAAACCCGCAGGCGTCGCGCGGTGGACCTGCCTCGCATGGGACGGAACGGGAAGCGCCGTGCGCGCGGTGGAGGTGTCCGACATCGCCCAAGAATCCGGCCCGGACCGTTTCCTGTGGGTGGACGTGGAGCATCCGGGCGTTGACGACACCCGGCGCCTGGGGGAGCTTTTCGGCTTTCATCCCCTCGCGCTGGAGGATGTCCTGAGCAACCGCGTGCGCCCGAAGCAGGAGACCTATGACGGGACCCTGTTCACGGTCATGTCAGCCCTGGAGCCGGACCGCGCCGGGGGCCGCCGCGTCTCAACCGTAACGGTCAGCCTCTTCCTCCGTGACCGCCTGCTGGTCACCTGCCACGAATGCCCCCTGCCCTGCGTGCGCGCCGCGCTGAAGTTCCTCAAGGAGACGGCCTCCCCGGGCAGCCACCCGCCGGACTACGCCTATTACCTGATTCTGGACGGCATACTGGACGAGTACCTCACGGAAATCGAGGCCATCGAGGACGAGATGGACCGCATCGAGGAGGAGGTCTTCCATCCGCGCCGCAACTCGGACCCGCGCCGGACGATCTTTGAGACCCGCGGCTGGCTGTCCAGAATCAACCGCTCGCTTCTCCCGAAGGAGGAGACCCTCCGCGCCCTGGTGCACCGCGACTTTCCGCAAATCAGCCCCCAGACCCGCACCCTCCTGCGGGACGTGCTCGACCATGTGCTGCGGGCGCGGGACCACATCACGGCCCTGCGCGAGCTCATCACGGCGCTGATGGAGGCGCACCTGTCAAGGCTGTCCATGCGCCTGGAGGAGAGCATGAAACTCCTGAGCATCATCGCCACGCTGATGCTGCCCCTGAGTTTCCTCACGGGCATTTTCGGCATGAACTTCGAGTACCTGCCGGGCCTCCACTGGCGCTATGGTTTCGCCGCGCTGGTGGTGTTCATGGTGATGCTGGTGGGGCTGATGCTGTGGCTGTTCCGGCGCATGCGCCTGCTCTGAGCGCCCGCGTCAGGTGTTCCGGTCCGGGGGGCCGCCGGGATAGTTCGGCGAGTAAAGCACGCCCTTCGGGCGCGTGACGAGCCGCCCGTTCTTCACAAACGCCTCCCCCCGCTCCTCCAGATGCGCA from Candidatus Hydrogenedentota bacterium encodes:
- a CDS encoding metallophosphoesterase family protein, whose protein sequence is MKIVVFGALEGNMDAMDAAVRATSGLGPALLLQAGGLFGAPETASALADRLRTSGMLCVQGPVERLVAGRRFTAKGGDMAARAAAVHATLNTAQVEWLNALRWKRRCDAGGLGIVLCHGSVTTRNEVLEAGAPEPRLRRQREAEAFDLAVCGGGAEPYARFVDGALFIGPGRLADGDGSAWVTVVDTGRSPWQVERTACKIG
- a CDS encoding HU family DNA-binding protein, translating into MAIKKAKSTDKPMTKTAIIAALAEETGLGKKDVVKALDAITALAYAQAAAGFTLPGLGKLKVVERKARMGRNPATGQSIKIPAKKVLKFTVAKAAKDAIVPAKKK
- a CDS encoding Gfo/Idh/MocA family oxidoreductase, producing MGTEQGGGISRRDFAKMSALAGFAVLSARGARAQADALKVGLIGCGGRGTGAAFNCLDSGANVKITALADVFEDKLKDCRKKLESHEKAAMVALTDEQCFVGLDAYAQLLKTDVDVIMLATPPYCRPLHFEAAVNAGKHIFTEKPVAVDATGIRRFMEAARKAGEMKLSVVAGTQRRHQAPYIEGIKRIHDGDIGEIVAGRAYWNGDLPFSHARKPGWSDLEYRLRNWYNQCWTCGDNILEQHVHNLDVINWALNAHPVKVVASGGRAWKPLGEERYGDIWDNFTCDYEYPNGVHVLSMSRHWNNSANGVFEQVTGTKGKSPCRTMRDTTDPYVQEHTDLYASILGGGPYLNEGVQVAESCLTAIMGRMAAYTGQEVKWDDALNSDENIVPAVLDFDKEYPLGPIPVPGKKKA
- a CDS encoding DUF4091 domain-containing protein, with the protein product MTRRIPKRRPVLFLFLLLPLVADWAATAAVIDDEVDISGHYMQVRLSPDDGGTIHSMRLLTGAENLVGPAGILLEGFGVPSRYVPNRRVNEQLEALEEHPDRPVLRFSYDCEGPNIQGLHVTRIMEPLPDEASMRVTWMVENRGKEDQWIAPWIGNDLLPGGDVSPEDRIDLPTDRGIIRAERTAWHSAARNWIAATAPAAQESLFAVFDADQIYAFLTLWDEDSVGRGVQAAFTPMFLKPGASWKTVYRIGVTRGLRRVDFATDDLAVELQYSPGTLIALIAAVKPLSGVQIEARVVAENGRVWKMPAKKFDIEPGKVIRCTYPWDAPADGHYEFMARLIKDGVTLPLGAETNSPHGGIDTRFTVGKPAPRTLEAWTDAPHAMDRGPRTLERTPAFAGDPLVWVAPALEKVFREDKVKPAGTPSPLARLGLARGEREAFQICFRPEKEPLLSLGVEPGDLVHESGNARIPAADITVADVRWMPVRIPSHFEGPTGLWPDALPPHKPFVAERGVTSAVWVTVRARQGLPAGLYRGKITLRALDAEPRELNVEVRVYDFDLPETPRLKTDFGFWDEAAVRGAKALGGRGDAASLTQAYLDNALEHRVTLREAVALPEPGAGDYGAALAGRLPALRQALAKGATTIAAPPALLAAPEKLAALDAFVRREGLQGRVFTPMAYEPPEPAWPKLMDSLAKWRAGAPNVPASVSTIGLHPFLPDDVGLWCVHAQLMDTQAGLDLLRRISEGREVWWYVSHTPPRPYGNLFVDFAAVEHRILFWQAWALGMRGMQYWSVNYFHEWQDPHTDLLDSTPVNGDGCLVYPGPDGPVNSIRWETVRDGVEDYDYLSLFMDRRGDLLARGGHQELLQRAAAAYNLQTVVPSLVTFTRDPAVLMKKRAEIATMIEEMDRALKAAPPKTAAPVTPPPAAAPVTPPPPPAPAAPAPAETAPRKNFGGRGE
- the corA gene encoding magnesium/cobalt transporter CorA; its protein translation is MPKSSAKPAGVARWTCLAWDGTGSAVRAVEVSDIAQESGPDRFLWVDVEHPGVDDTRRLGELFGFHPLALEDVLSNRVRPKQETYDGTLFTVMSALEPDRAGGRRVSTVTVSLFLRDRLLVTCHECPLPCVRAALKFLKETASPGSHPPDYAYYLILDGILDEYLTEIEAIEDEMDRIEEEVFHPRRNSDPRRTIFETRGWLSRINRSLLPKEETLRALVHRDFPQISPQTRTLLRDVLDHVLRARDHITALRELITALMEAHLSRLSMRLEESMKLLSIIATLMLPLSFLTGIFGMNFEYLPGLHWRYGFAALVVFMVMLVGLMLWLFRRMRLL